A portion of the Algimonas porphyrae genome contains these proteins:
- a CDS encoding TraB/GumN family protein, translating to MRNFLIWFGLLILMACDQVPITDGAARKVSEARERNDAPAIWRLQDEDSTLYLFGTVHLLPDDLNWQRDDMREAFAASGTVFFEADNEGAAALRAQALATRLGLRTDGRRLTDTLDNYQSNLLEAVANNGALDLAALDAMQPWLAGEFLTLSAAQGEGLSANLSADEALKSRAARSGKNVVYFETPEDQIRQIADLPETVQLELLTNTMERFDDMGPGLRRIAEDWAVGDVAALERDLTTPLATAPAGYREAIFLDRHERWADRLDRFMQGSGTGFVAVGTSHLVGDGSLIDALEARGYDVARHLAFLGEDVIRPANLDLPNVPTGQE from the coding sequence ATGCGCAACTTTCTGATTTGGTTCGGCCTTCTGATACTGATGGCCTGCGATCAGGTCCCGATCACGGACGGGGCCGCGCGCAAGGTCAGCGAAGCGCGCGAACGCAATGATGCGCCGGCCATCTGGCGATTGCAGGATGAAGACAGCACCCTCTATCTGTTCGGGACGGTCCACCTGCTGCCGGATGATCTGAACTGGCAGCGCGACGATATGCGCGAAGCCTTCGCCGCTTCGGGCACGGTTTTCTTCGAAGCGGACAATGAGGGCGCAGCGGCCCTGCGCGCGCAAGCGCTGGCCACCCGGCTCGGCCTGCGAACGGATGGACGGCGTCTGACTGATACGCTCGATAATTATCAGTCCAACCTGCTCGAAGCGGTCGCCAATAATGGCGCGCTCGATCTTGCGGCGCTCGATGCAATGCAGCCTTGGCTGGCCGGCGAGTTTCTGACTCTGTCCGCTGCGCAGGGGGAGGGCCTGTCGGCAAATCTGTCCGCAGACGAAGCGCTGAAATCCAGGGCGGCGCGCTCAGGCAAGAATGTCGTCTATTTCGAAACACCCGAGGACCAGATCCGGCAAATTGCCGACCTGCCGGAAACCGTTCAGCTGGAGCTGCTGACCAATACGATGGAACGGTTCGATGACATGGGCCCGGGCTTGCGCCGGATCGCGGAAGACTGGGCGGTCGGCGATGTCGCGGCTCTGGAGCGCGACCTCACCACACCGCTAGCGACCGCACCGGCGGGCTATCGCGAGGCTATCTTTCTTGACCGGCATGAGCGCTGGGCCGACCGCCTCGACCGGTTCATGCAAGGCTCAGGGACTGGCTTCGTCGCGGTCGGCACCAGCCATTTGGTCGGAGATGGAAGTCTGATCGATGCGCTCGAAGCGCGCGGCTATGATGTCGCGCGCCATCTGGCATTTCTGGGCGAGGATGTGATTCGGCCTGCCAATCTCGACCTGCCGAACGTGCCGACAGGCCAGGAGTAG
- a CDS encoding TonB-dependent receptor plug domain-containing protein, whose protein sequence is MKRILLGTAAAVSLSVPGWAQVQADVSFEWDTDCQRGNPVDYTLSEEERDYVIVCSYHGDEDWIIVTGRLGYDEGSETTSPVSFLSEHEIKTRGQQYVSELLRSLPGIAVSTSGPGAGVTQIRVRGAEANQVLVLIDGVEAANPSTGEIDLSGLRAADIVKIEVLRGEQSALYGSDAVAGVVSIVTRAGETEPQWRASVEGGTYGTFEGQISAVIPIAGAALSVNGNAFRTDGFDISGLGGEVDGAQSRSLRVGLNAVELGPVRLDGLYSFSLLDTQFDADSPFDGRLDNTDDETERRRQLARLDARFSTGSIDHKISGQWSETDTDTVGGFSSRSQGERRNISWVAGVETDRHAFTALAEYERETYRIVPNFTEPGARPQNEAAALAGDYRFSHGALTLSGSVRHDLNDLFDDATTWRVGAGYGFDWDGRLRASVGTGVKNPTLIELFGFFPGSNFTGNADLKPERSLGVSVGYEQRIGNFRASVDLFESALEDEIVTRFLPPTFAQTVANLGTESTRRGIELEAQYQTGDWTLSGAATHLDSEQDGVEEIRRPRFTGSANVTWRASDALSLSAYLDHTGTQRDTDFATFSDVTLDAFTLLGARAAWGIGDHVVLSLRGENLLDETYQEIVGYAAPGRSVFAGLALDF, encoded by the coding sequence ATGAAACGTATTTTACTAGGGACGGCAGCCGCCGTCAGTCTGAGTGTGCCTGGCTGGGCGCAGGTGCAAGCGGATGTCAGCTTCGAGTGGGATACAGATTGCCAAAGAGGAAATCCGGTCGACTACACTCTATCCGAAGAGGAGCGTGATTACGTCATTGTCTGCTCATACCACGGAGATGAAGACTGGATCATTGTTACAGGGCGGCTGGGTTATGATGAAGGGAGTGAGACAACATCTCCGGTCTCATTCCTATCCGAGCATGAGATAAAAACCCGCGGGCAGCAATATGTGTCCGAGCTGCTCCGCTCCCTGCCCGGTATCGCCGTCAGCACGTCGGGACCAGGCGCCGGGGTGACGCAGATTCGCGTGCGCGGCGCGGAAGCCAATCAGGTTCTGGTCCTGATCGACGGGGTCGAAGCCGCTAATCCGAGTACGGGCGAAATCGACCTGTCTGGCTTGCGGGCCGCCGACATTGTTAAAATTGAAGTCCTGCGCGGCGAACAATCGGCTCTCTACGGGTCCGACGCGGTGGCGGGCGTCGTGTCCATCGTCACCCGGGCCGGCGAAACCGAGCCGCAATGGCGCGCGAGCGTCGAAGGCGGCACCTACGGCACGTTTGAGGGTCAGATCAGCGCCGTCATTCCGATCGCTGGTGCGGCTCTTTCCGTGAATGGCAATGCGTTTCGGACAGACGGGTTCGACATTTCCGGTCTGGGCGGCGAGGTTGACGGGGCGCAGTCGCGGAGTCTGCGTGTCGGCCTGAACGCCGTCGAGCTCGGTCCCGTGCGGCTCGACGGGCTCTACAGTTTCAGCCTGCTCGATACGCAATTCGACGCCGACAGCCCGTTTGACGGGCGGCTCGACAATACGGATGACGAGACCGAACGCAGGCGGCAGCTGGCCCGGCTTGATGCGCGCTTTTCGACCGGATCGATCGATCACAAGATCAGCGGCCAGTGGTCCGAAACGGACACGGATACGGTCGGCGGCTTTTCATCTCGCAGCCAGGGAGAGCGCCGCAATATCAGCTGGGTCGCCGGGGTCGAAACGGACCGCCACGCCTTTACGGCGCTGGCGGAATATGAGCGCGAGACCTACCGGATCGTGCCCAACTTCACCGAACCGGGGGCCAGACCGCAGAATGAGGCAGCGGCATTGGCTGGCGACTACCGCTTCAGCCACGGCGCGCTGACCCTGTCAGGCTCAGTGCGTCACGATCTGAATGATCTGTTCGATGATGCCACGACTTGGCGCGTCGGTGCCGGCTACGGGTTTGACTGGGACGGACGGTTGCGCGCCTCGGTCGGGACGGGCGTGAAGAACCCGACCCTGATCGAATTATTCGGCTTCTTTCCGGGCTCCAACTTTACCGGCAATGCCGACCTGAAACCCGAACGCAGCCTGGGCGTCAGTGTCGGCTATGAGCAGCGGATCGGCAATTTTCGCGCCTCGGTCGATCTGTTCGAAAGTGCCCTGGAAGATGAGATCGTGACCCGCTTCCTGCCGCCGACATTTGCGCAGACGGTCGCCAATCTGGGAACGGAGTCGACCCGGCGCGGGATCGAGCTGGAAGCCCAATATCAGACGGGCGACTGGACCCTGTCCGGTGCTGCGACACATCTGGATAGCGAGCAGGATGGGGTCGAGGAAATCAGACGTCCGCGCTTCACAGGCAGCGCCAATGTGACCTGGCGTGCCAGCGATGCATTGAGCCTTTCGGCCTATCTCGATCATACGGGAACGCAGCGCGATACGGATTTCGCAACCTTCTCCGACGTGACGCTGGACGCCTTCACCCTGCTGGGGGCGCGGGCCGCCTGGGGCATCGGCGATCATGTGGTGCTGAGCCTGCGCGGCGAAAACCTGCTGGATGAGACCTACCAGGAGATTGTCGGCTATGCCGCACCGGGCCGGTCGGTCTTTGCCGGTCTGGCGCTGGACTTCTAG
- a CDS encoding glycosyltransferase, whose translation MTSVRMPYKTGPRPRIWIDGQCFQSASRLRGIGRAILETLTFLRSNHPHLDLHLSLNASHAEEAQTARHLLTPILGADRIHIWEGLVLKPESQGGYTDQQRASEAVLGHHIRSLAPDLIWSPSVFEGGHNRYVSLLAPKATGVPSVVTFHDAIPWRFQDRYLGDPVSRACYARHLDALAQYDLAFAVSPFSESELRDIHPGLPVINVSSGLSRGFQEIVDGLQPERAPQKGNETELLYVGGLDWRKNVRAILQAMGLLKDRGRSGIRLRLVGDQPGGDVEQLVALARELGIGDALDFTGFCTDAELIRAYQACDIAIQPSIMEGFGLTALEAMRAGAPLIAARAGALPGVVGDAALLFDPYDAVALADHIEAVIDDPALGRRLRRMGRQRCNLFDWEVTADRVARGFEGLVRPTRNTPRPVAEQRAISAALMPPIDRAVIPPARLSVHMAAAEVPSSLPTGRILFDVTSTFYNDYGTGIQRVVTRIARQLLENHPNVQLVVCDSDVGLEAARMDAKGRFRTERKLTRKIVYPQVGDTLILLDSSWIWYKSFETVLADARLRGAVVISGLHDLVPVAYPAYCDDGMPINFQKWLRAALRYSDAFICVSKATAEALHDLLSGTDFPRPMKIGHFRLGSDSLGPASLASGNPASGSARGEGMHDGPHDPDHFLVVGTLEPRKGHSDILAAFERLWASGADLRLTFVGRPGWGTTGLQAELTALAARDPRFDWISDADDTRLARAYADAGTVIAASHAEGFGLPLVEGGRAGCGVIARDIPVFREVAPGGTRFFDTVDTLMDQVLAAQADPTPPAKTDPPISWAESTALLMEKIRTDDYAQSYRPMDPEPFVPDTDTGVDRMKGPINPALMDISLSTIPTRIDSPLPGYYRFVVRVSNDGPEPLYSKGRLTGEDSVHLSYITLDHDGHERAIEAARAKIPYGLPRGQSTVMAIDLPDHLVENPAIMVQFSLVQEGRAWWPYLAQLDRDAHGIPAKGTTD comes from the coding sequence ATGACCTCTGTCCGCATGCCTTATAAGACCGGTCCGCGCCCCCGGATCTGGATCGACGGTCAGTGCTTTCAGAGCGCCAGCCGTCTGCGCGGTATCGGTCGCGCCATTCTGGAAACCCTGACCTTTCTACGTAGCAACCATCCGCATCTCGATCTACATCTGTCGCTCAATGCCTCCCATGCCGAGGAAGCGCAGACGGCGCGCCATCTGCTGACGCCAATTCTCGGTGCCGACCGGATTCATATCTGGGAAGGGCTTGTTCTCAAACCTGAAAGCCAAGGTGGCTATACGGATCAGCAACGCGCGTCCGAAGCCGTTCTCGGCCATCATATCCGTTCGCTCGCGCCTGATCTGATTTGGAGCCCGTCCGTGTTCGAGGGTGGCCACAATCGCTACGTTTCACTGCTCGCCCCCAAAGCGACCGGCGTTCCCTCCGTTGTGACATTTCACGATGCCATTCCCTGGCGTTTTCAAGACCGCTATCTCGGTGATCCGGTATCGCGCGCCTGCTATGCGCGCCATCTGGACGCACTGGCGCAGTATGATCTGGCTTTCGCGGTCTCGCCCTTTTCTGAAAGCGAATTGCGCGACATTCATCCGGGTCTGCCGGTCATTAATGTCTCGTCCGGTCTGTCGCGCGGGTTTCAGGAGATCGTCGACGGTCTGCAGCCCGAACGCGCGCCGCAAAAGGGTAATGAAACCGAGCTGCTCTATGTCGGAGGTCTCGACTGGCGCAAGAATGTTCGGGCCATTCTGCAGGCGATGGGTCTGTTGAAGGATCGGGGACGGTCCGGCATCAGGCTGCGCTTGGTCGGCGATCAGCCTGGCGGCGACGTCGAACAGCTTGTCGCGCTGGCGCGTGAACTCGGCATCGGCGATGCCCTCGATTTTACCGGATTCTGCACGGATGCAGAATTGATCCGGGCCTATCAGGCCTGCGATATCGCGATCCAGCCCTCCATCATGGAAGGGTTCGGATTGACCGCGCTGGAGGCGATGCGGGCCGGAGCTCCGCTGATCGCAGCGCGGGCCGGCGCACTGCCGGGCGTCGTGGGCGATGCGGCGCTGCTGTTCGACCCTTATGATGCTGTCGCGCTGGCCGACCATATCGAAGCGGTGATCGACGACCCGGCGCTGGGCAGACGTCTGCGCAGAATGGGCCGGCAGCGATGCAATCTGTTCGACTGGGAAGTCACGGCAGACCGCGTGGCGAGGGGCTTTGAGGGACTCGTCCGACCAACGCGAAATACACCTCGGCCTGTCGCCGAGCAGCGCGCTATCAGTGCCGCGCTCATGCCGCCGATCGACAGGGCCGTCATTCCGCCGGCGCGGCTCTCCGTCCATATGGCTGCCGCAGAGGTTCCGTCGTCTCTGCCCACAGGCCGTATTCTGTTCGACGTCACCAGCACGTTCTACAATGATTACGGTACCGGCATTCAGCGCGTAGTGACGCGGATTGCGCGGCAATTGCTAGAAAATCACCCCAATGTCCAACTGGTCGTTTGTGATTCCGATGTCGGGCTTGAAGCCGCGCGCATGGATGCGAAAGGGCGCTTCCGCACGGAACGCAAGCTGACGCGAAAGATCGTCTATCCGCAGGTCGGCGACACGCTGATCCTGCTCGATAGTAGCTGGATCTGGTACAAATCCTTCGAGACCGTCCTGGCCGATGCAAGGCTGCGCGGTGCGGTCGTCATTTCGGGCCTGCATGATCTCGTGCCTGTCGCTTATCCGGCCTATTGCGATGACGGCATGCCGATCAATTTCCAGAAATGGTTGCGCGCGGCCCTGCGTTATTCCGATGCCTTCATCTGCGTCTCCAAGGCGACGGCGGAGGCGCTGCACGATCTTCTGTCGGGTACCGATTTCCCGCGTCCGATGAAAATCGGTCATTTCCGGCTTGGGTCTGACAGCCTCGGCCCTGCAAGCCTCGCTTCGGGCAACCCCGCTTCGGGCAGTGCGCGCGGCGAAGGGATGCACGACGGACCGCATGATCCCGACCACTTCCTCGTTGTCGGAACGCTGGAGCCCCGCAAAGGTCATTCCGATATTCTCGCCGCTTTCGAACGGCTCTGGGCCAGCGGCGCGGATCTGCGCCTGACCTTTGTCGGTCGTCCGGGCTGGGGCACGACAGGGCTGCAGGCCGAGTTGACGGCGCTGGCGGCGCGCGACCCCCGCTTCGACTGGATCTCGGACGCGGATGATACACGTCTGGCGCGGGCCTACGCAGACGCCGGAACAGTCATCGCGGCCAGTCACGCGGAAGGGTTCGGTCTGCCCCTGGTCGAAGGCGGACGCGCCGGATGCGGCGTCATCGCGCGCGACATCCCAGTTTTTCGCGAAGTCGCACCGGGCGGGACGCGTTTCTTCGACACGGTTGATACGTTGATGGACCAGGTACTGGCGGCGCAGGCCGATCCGACGCCTCCGGCCAAGACGGATCCGCCGATCAGCTGGGCGGAGTCCACAGCGCTGTTGATGGAGAAGATCCGCACAGACGATTACGCGCAAAGCTATCGGCCCATGGATCCGGAACCGTTCGTGCCCGATACGGATACCGGGGTCGACCGGATGAAAGGTCCGATCAATCCGGCGCTGATGGATATTAGTCTGAGCACGATTCCGACCCGGATCGACAGCCCTCTACCGGGTTATTACCGCTTCGTCGTCAGGGTCAGCAATGACGGGCCTGAGCCGCTTTATTCCAAGGGCCGCCTGACGGGTGAGGATAGCGTCCACCTGTCCTATATTACGCTCGATCATGATGGGCATGAGCGCGCGATCGAGGCCGCTCGCGCCAAGATACCCTACGGGCTGCCGCGGGGGCAGAGCACCGTCATGGCGATCGATCTGCCGGACCATTTGGTCGAGAACCCTGCGATCATGGTACAGTTCTCACTGGTGCAGGAAGGCCGCGCCTGGTGGCCCTATCTGGCGCAACTGGATCGGGACGCCCATGGCATTCCCGCAAAAGGTACGACAGACTGA
- a CDS encoding FkbM family methyltransferase, translating into MNRPVHSQLPDRARHQRQGQFRSHAQTLEDAALFKSLRDVRAGTYLDIGAYHPLRDSVSAGFYERGWRGISVDPLPGLDALYSQHRPDETFIAAAVSDQADTAILSRVDGTGLSAIDGAGADRITVDTVPLTAVLDQLDTPIHWMKIDVEGHEAAVIDSWGDHPARPWVLCLESQGGDEPGWHAALVARGYDFVRSDGLNRFYLHRDQSSRRAALAEPPSVLDRVLVTEWSGLSEIPNRLVSLTAERDSMQTLMQSQDRALDDYRFALKSANQAQQDLHQSIKDHRSAIDAGNEAQAHLHRHVARLEQELAAAQDALAQATEPAAPELSARIERLTRRLEAERQSHRAAAMALRAGVASTEQALAQTQAACRQLQDERTGHQARISDLEAQLHGLRIREAHLVEEIDRHAHGLDAIRRSTAWRVTKPVRVVMSGLRKGRARSRTLSGRIRSFGFGAALRLWLLNIAVTHWRRDYKILRPVRLFILNRPSLGRRLAMRPDHWDENWNATDPFDPDPSATQAILARERASDPNPARYKGPPPSEHPDDLPPGRRPPPVLLTPRRNSNALLRLLKPVLKRPRARHRDAT; encoded by the coding sequence ATGAACCGACCCGTCCATTCCCAGCTGCCTGACAGGGCCCGGCATCAGCGCCAGGGTCAGTTTCGCTCGCATGCGCAGACACTGGAAGATGCGGCGCTGTTCAAGTCTCTGCGCGATGTCCGGGCCGGGACCTATCTCGACATCGGTGCGTACCATCCGTTGCGCGATTCCGTGTCTGCCGGATTTTACGAACGTGGCTGGCGCGGGATCAGCGTCGATCCGCTCCCGGGTCTGGACGCACTCTATTCGCAGCACCGCCCTGACGAGACCTTCATCGCGGCGGCGGTGTCGGATCAGGCAGATACGGCGATCCTGTCGCGCGTCGACGGTACGGGCTTGTCCGCTATCGATGGCGCAGGTGCGGACCGGATCACGGTCGATACGGTCCCGCTCACCGCTGTGCTGGATCAGCTCGACACGCCCATTCACTGGATGAAAATAGATGTGGAAGGTCATGAGGCCGCCGTCATCGACAGTTGGGGCGATCACCCTGCGCGCCCTTGGGTCCTCTGCCTGGAAAGTCAGGGCGGGGACGAACCGGGCTGGCACGCTGCGCTGGTCGCGCGGGGTTATGACTTCGTGCGAAGTGATGGGCTGAACCGCTTCTATCTGCACCGCGATCAATCATCCCGTCGCGCGGCGCTGGCCGAACCGCCAAGTGTGCTAGACCGGGTGCTGGTGACCGAATGGAGCGGCCTGTCGGAAATACCGAACCGTTTGGTCAGCCTGACGGCAGAGCGCGATTCCATGCAGACGCTCATGCAGTCGCAGGACCGTGCGTTGGACGATTATCGCTTTGCCCTCAAATCGGCCAATCAGGCGCAGCAGGACTTGCATCAGTCGATCAAGGATCACCGTTCAGCCATCGATGCCGGCAATGAGGCACAAGCCCATCTGCACCGTCACGTCGCCCGTCTCGAGCAGGAGTTGGCCGCAGCACAGGACGCCCTGGCGCAGGCGACCGAGCCCGCCGCGCCGGAGCTTTCAGCCCGGATCGAGCGGCTGACGCGCCGACTGGAAGCCGAACGGCAATCCCACAGGGCGGCCGCCATGGCGCTGCGCGCGGGCGTGGCGAGCACGGAGCAGGCGCTGGCCCAGACGCAGGCCGCATGCCGCCAGCTACAGGACGAGCGCACAGGCCATCAGGCCCGGATCAGCGATCTGGAAGCGCAGCTGCATGGCTTGCGCATACGCGAAGCCCATCTGGTCGAGGAAATCGACCGTCATGCGCACGGGCTCGACGCGATCCGCCGATCGACGGCCTGGCGTGTCACCAAACCCGTGCGCGTCGTCATGTCCGGCCTGCGTAAAGGCCGCGCCCGATCACGCACCCTGTCCGGGCGGATCCGTTCATTCGGTTTCGGCGCGGCGCTCAGGCTCTGGCTGCTGAACATTGCGGTCACCCATTGGCGGCGGGACTATAAGATCTTGCGGCCCGTGCGTCTGTTCATTCTCAACCGGCCCTCGCTGGGACGCCGTCTGGCCATGCGACCCGATCATTGGGACGAGAACTGGAACGCGACCGATCCGTTTGATCCGGATCCCAGTGCGACACAGGCGATCCTCGCGCGGGAGCGCGCATCAGACCCCAACCCGGCGCGTTATAAAGGGCCGCCCCCATCGGAGCATCCCGACGACCTGCCGCCCGGACGGCGCCCGCCGCCGGTTCTGCTGACGCCGCGCCGCAACAGCAACGCTCTGCTGCGGCTTTTGAAGCCTGTGCTGAAACGGCCGCGCGCCCGGCATCGGGATGCCACATGA
- a CDS encoding glycosyltransferase, protein MAHLIPQPWRHELRRRQRLWQLRRLQSGSGAGAHSDDPVTVYGLFSSASGLGQAVRLLADNLEQIGRTVHRIDVTAHLHGTGPAQTPVATTSLTRDPGWGPIIWHLNPVEAAEVMVALPPPCLAERPRIGMWLYELNAAPARWRSYVPLFHAIWSPSDASAAAMKSLGADAVTVPYCHTDICDVHAARADTSPPVFTVLAMADARSSLARKNIAGAIAAFRCAFDQTDQQVRLRVKVSHLPDDAPLRDAIRACPQAELIESRLSFRSTLSLMAEADTFLSLHRGEGYGLTLVESMQMGVPVIMTDEPSTRALQLAGSSWTTPSHTVPVRDPQAIYRSGHWAEPDLTVAAKHLTKLRQDWRSGALATGREGRIRSAAHIFSGPARLDGLRAALAALPQTIAPQAELRRVAMREASAT, encoded by the coding sequence ATGGCTCACCTCATCCCTCAACCCTGGCGTCACGAATTGCGCCGTCGCCAGCGCCTCTGGCAATTGCGACGATTGCAGTCCGGATCGGGCGCAGGCGCGCATTCCGACGACCCGGTGACGGTTTACGGACTGTTTTCGAGCGCATCCGGCCTGGGACAGGCGGTCAGGCTTCTGGCCGACAACCTTGAACAGATCGGGCGCACGGTTCACCGGATAGATGTCACGGCGCATCTGCACGGAACCGGTCCCGCGCAGACCCCTGTCGCTACGACGTCCCTCACCCGTGACCCGGGTTGGGGCCCGATCATCTGGCACCTCAATCCCGTGGAAGCCGCCGAAGTGATGGTCGCTCTACCGCCACCGTGTCTGGCAGAGCGTCCGCGCATCGGCATGTGGCTCTACGAACTGAACGCCGCTCCAGCCCGGTGGCGGTCCTATGTACCGCTTTTCCATGCGATCTGGTCGCCCAGCGATGCGTCCGCCGCAGCGATGAAATCTCTCGGTGCCGACGCCGTGACCGTTCCTTACTGCCATACGGACATCTGCGACGTGCATGCGGCACGCGCAGATACGAGCCCACCCGTCTTTACGGTTCTGGCCATGGCAGATGCGCGCTCATCGCTGGCACGCAAGAATATTGCAGGGGCAATTGCCGCCTTTCGCTGCGCCTTCGATCAGACTGATCAGCAGGTGCGGCTTCGTGTGAAAGTGTCCCACCTGCCGGATGATGCGCCGCTCCGCGACGCGATCCGCGCCTGCCCGCAGGCCGAGCTGATCGAAAGCCGCCTCTCCTTTCGTTCAACATTGTCACTCATGGCCGAGGCGGATACATTCCTCAGCCTGCATCGCGGCGAAGGCTACGGGCTGACCCTTGTCGAATCCATGCAGATGGGCGTTCCCGTGATCATGACGGATGAGCCTTCGACGCGCGCCCTGCAGCTGGCCGGATCGAGCTGGACGACGCCCAGTCACACTGTGCCGGTCCGTGATCCGCAGGCGATCTATCGCTCCGGGCATTGGGCCGAGCCGGACCTGACGGTGGCGGCCAAACATCTGACAAAGCTGCGTCAGGATTGGCGGTCCGGCGCTCTTGCAACAGGACGCGAAGGCCGGATTCGCTCCGCCGCTCACATCTTCTCGGGACCTGCACGTCTTGATGGTTTGCGGGCAGCACTGGCCGCCTTGCCCCAGACCATAGCGCCGCAGGCTGAGCTGCGGCGCGTGGCGATGCGCGAAGCCAGCGCGACCTAG
- the bmt gene encoding betaine--homocysteine S-methyltransferase, which translates to MRISLYDLLRQTPLLLADGATGTNFMHMGLEPGFPPDIWNLTEPTKPETLHRQFVDAGSDIILTNTFGANAPRLKLHDAQDDTYAINKAGAEIAGRVAAAADRPVVVAGSVGPTGELFAPMGEMTMDSAVAAFSTQIEGLRDGGADVIWIETMSAAEEIQAAAQAAINCGMPYVFTASFDTAGKTMMGVAPGDIHGITAALSEQPLAVGSNCGVGASDLLLGALDMTAANPDAVVVGKANCGIPTVLGKETVYSGTPELMYDYAQLAADAGVRIIGGCCGNAPEHVAAMRRSIDAYLERGAPGPRPTRASLEAALGPLVNPPVEAGTKGRRGARGRARGGARRQR; encoded by the coding sequence ATGCGAATTTCTTTATATGATCTATTGCGGCAGACCCCACTGCTTCTGGCCGACGGCGCGACCGGCACCAACTTCATGCATATGGGGCTGGAGCCTGGCTTCCCGCCGGACATCTGGAACCTGACCGAGCCAACCAAACCGGAGACGCTACACCGACAATTTGTCGACGCCGGATCCGACATTATCCTGACCAATACGTTCGGGGCCAATGCGCCGCGTCTGAAACTGCATGACGCACAGGACGACACCTACGCCATCAACAAGGCCGGGGCCGAGATTGCGGGCCGCGTGGCCGCAGCCGCCGATCGCCCCGTCGTCGTGGCCGGGTCCGTCGGACCGACGGGCGAACTGTTCGCGCCGATGGGTGAGATGACGATGGACAGTGCCGTTGCCGCCTTTTCGACACAGATCGAAGGCCTGCGCGACGGCGGTGCCGACGTGATCTGGATCGAAACCATGTCGGCGGCGGAAGAGATTCAGGCCGCTGCGCAAGCCGCGATCAATTGCGGCATGCCTTACGTCTTCACGGCGAGTTTCGACACGGCTGGCAAGACGATGATGGGGGTCGCGCCCGGCGACATTCACGGCATCACGGCGGCGCTGTCCGAACAGCCGCTGGCCGTCGGTTCGAATTGCGGCGTCGGAGCGTCCGATCTGCTGCTCGGCGCGCTCGACATGACGGCCGCCAATCCCGACGCGGTCGTGGTCGGCAAGGCCAATTGCGGTATTCCGACCGTGCTGGGCAAGGAGACTGTCTATTCCGGCACGCCGGAGCTGATGTATGATTATGCGCAGCTTGCCGCCGATGCAGGTGTGCGGATCATTGGCGGCTGCTGCGGCAATGCGCCGGAACATGTCGCCGCCATGCGCCGGTCGATCGACGCCTATCTGGAACGCGGCGCTCCCGGTCCGCGCCCAACCCGTGCCAGCCTTGAGGCGGCTCTTGGACCGCTAGTCAATCCCCCAGTCGAGGCGGGAACGAAGGGCCGTCGCGGAGCCAGGGGTAGGGCAAGGGGAGGCGCGAGACGCCAGCGCTGA